The following coding sequences lie in one Kamptonema formosum PCC 6407 genomic window:
- a CDS encoding glycosyltransferase family 4 protein, with translation MKYHLALSRPIDLESIAKDAEVGICPRHVMWGLSQRLGATIHQPEGYSPLFLDRIRSKVSSRPEHWALARKLSEQLDRNDTILCTGEDIGIPVATLCGAKSNRPKIAVFFHNIDRPRGRLALKLFGLGNRIDLFIACASPQANFLCRYLNLPESRCWLLLDQTDTNFFTPGPPRPDKGRRTIASVGLEKRDYRLLAEATSNLDVDVKISGFSKDAIALKQAFPEILPENMSRKFYPWPELVQLYRDADIVAVTLTDNKYAAGIQVFLEAMATRRPVVVTKTQGLADYLAPPGIATVVNPGDAEGLRNAIIKLLNNPQEAEKQAKCGYELVLKEHNSEQYIEALAARLAAL, from the coding sequence TTGAAGTATCACTTAGCATTAAGTCGCCCGATTGACCTTGAGAGTATCGCTAAAGATGCTGAAGTTGGCATTTGTCCGCGTCATGTGATGTGGGGACTCAGCCAGCGGTTAGGGGCGACTATCCATCAACCAGAGGGGTATTCCCCATTATTTCTCGATCGGATACGCTCTAAAGTTTCTAGTCGGCCGGAACATTGGGCCTTAGCCCGCAAGCTGTCTGAGCAACTCGATCGCAATGATACGATCTTGTGTACGGGTGAGGATATTGGTATTCCCGTAGCCACGCTTTGCGGGGCTAAGTCTAATCGACCCAAAATTGCTGTATTTTTTCATAATATAGATCGGCCGCGCGGCCGTTTGGCTCTGAAATTGTTTGGTTTGGGAAACCGGATTGACTTGTTTATTGCTTGTGCTAGTCCTCAAGCTAATTTCCTGTGCCGCTACTTGAATTTGCCTGAATCCCGATGCTGGCTGCTTCTAGATCAGACAGATACAAACTTTTTCACGCCGGGCCCCCCAAGACCTGATAAGGGGCGTAGAACGATCGCCAGCGTCGGGTTAGAAAAGCGGGATTACAGGCTGCTTGCTGAAGCTACTTCTAATTTAGATGTGGATGTGAAAATTAGCGGTTTCTCTAAGGATGCGATCGCATTAAAGCAAGCTTTTCCTGAAATTCTGCCGGAGAATATGTCCCGTAAATTCTACCCTTGGCCTGAGTTGGTGCAACTCTACCGCGATGCGGATATAGTTGCAGTTACTCTGACAGATAATAAGTATGCTGCGGGTATCCAAGTTTTTCTAGAAGCGATGGCAACTCGGCGACCGGTGGTAGTGACGAAAACTCAAGGTTTGGCTGATTACCTTGCGCCTCCTGGTATCGCTACAGTAGTTAATCCAGGGGATGCTGAAGGTTTGCGGAATGCAATTATAAAGTTACTAAACAATCCCCAAGAGGCGGAAAAACAAGCAAAATGCGGTTATGAATTGGTACTCAAAGAGCATAATAGCGAGCAGTATATTGAGGCGCTAGCGGCGCGGCTAGCTGCACTCTAA
- a CDS encoding 3'(2'),5'-bisphosphate nucleotidase CysQ family protein yields the protein MSYLSTDQDQKIRILMRDCGQQAQKLARLPFEVSQKGPNDYVTNIDQFLDRQLSAEFHQLFPEDGTITEENPLSRGAFHANYRRIWCIDPLDGTEEFIQKKLYYSVMIGLLSDNEPVAGWIYAPAFDLMYWGGKDWGLFQTEGDNNPQPLVVAKPPAPTRENCKIILGDRDQKNFGSAIAQLIPGVQFYSLGSFGLKVIEVIQGRAGLYLYFNGRVKLWDTVGPLALAKAAGLVCCDLDGEPLSWTADAVDPLTLAHKQAIAVGWPDYIETLGDRIRQAVRTKSRSS from the coding sequence ATGTCGTATCTTTCCACTGACCAAGACCAAAAAATTCGCATTCTCATGCGCGACTGCGGTCAACAGGCTCAAAAATTGGCTCGCTTGCCGTTTGAGGTTTCCCAAAAAGGGCCAAACGACTATGTAACAAATATAGACCAGTTCTTAGACCGACAACTCTCCGCCGAATTTCACCAGCTTTTTCCTGAAGATGGCACGATCACCGAGGAAAATCCTCTTTCTAGAGGAGCTTTTCACGCCAATTACCGCCGGATCTGGTGTATAGATCCTCTGGATGGCACAGAGGAGTTTATTCAAAAAAAACTTTATTACTCAGTAATGATCGGTTTACTATCAGATAACGAACCAGTAGCCGGCTGGATTTACGCCCCCGCTTTTGACTTGATGTATTGGGGTGGCAAAGATTGGGGACTGTTTCAAACAGAGGGAGACAACAACCCGCAGCCCTTAGTAGTTGCCAAACCTCCCGCGCCTACCCGCGAGAATTGTAAAATTATTTTGGGGGACAGAGACCAAAAAAACTTTGGTAGTGCGATCGCCCAACTCATTCCCGGAGTTCAATTCTACTCCCTCGGTAGCTTCGGTCTCAAAGTGATTGAAGTCATACAAGGTAGAGCAGGTTTATATCTCTACTTCAACGGTAGAGTTAAACTCTGGGATACCGTCGGCCCCTTAGCCTTAGCAAAAGCCGCAGGATTAGTCTGTTGCGACTTAGATGGGGAACCCCTTTCATGGACAGCCGACGCTGTAGACCCCTTAACACTGGCCCACAAACAAGCGATCGCCGTTGGTTGGCCAGACTACATAGAAACTCTGGGCGATCGCATTCGCCAAGCAGTGCGGACAAAATCGCGATCGTCGTAA
- a CDS encoding Crp/Fnr family transcriptional regulator produces METEAFSELFPLLKGANPQTLESLLSVAVKHEYPPGRAVLMEDAWGNAIYFVVSGWVKVRRLSGDNVVTLAILGRGNFFGEMAILDESPRSNDVIALSAVRLISVTAQRFIQILFKDQQLHHRMLQLMVRRLRQTNLRYQIRNRPPAVKLANTLVELAENYGQKTEYGTDIFNIPYKDLADVTDIGLEETSKIMEKLDSKGWIKIDPDRQAIHLTNLKHLKNLANQ; encoded by the coding sequence ATGGAGACAGAAGCTTTTAGTGAGCTTTTCCCCCTCTTAAAGGGAGCCAACCCACAGACATTGGAAAGTCTGCTGTCCGTTGCCGTTAAGCACGAATATCCACCAGGCAGAGCTGTCTTAATGGAAGACGCTTGGGGCAACGCCATCTATTTTGTGGTGTCAGGCTGGGTCAAAGTCCGCCGTCTCTCTGGAGATAATGTCGTGACTTTGGCGATTTTGGGGCGCGGCAACTTCTTTGGCGAAATGGCCATTCTGGACGAGTCCCCCCGCTCCAATGACGTGATTGCCCTTTCAGCAGTGCGGTTGATTAGCGTCACTGCTCAGCGATTTATTCAAATCCTATTTAAAGACCAGCAGTTGCACCACCGAATGTTGCAATTGATGGTAAGACGGCTGCGCCAAACCAACCTGCGCTATCAAATCCGTAACCGACCACCAGCCGTTAAACTAGCCAATACTTTAGTCGAACTAGCAGAAAACTATGGTCAAAAAACCGAATATGGTACTGACATCTTTAACATCCCTTACAAAGACTTAGCGGACGTGACAGATATCGGTCTAGAGGAAACTAGCAAAATTATGGAAAAACTGGATAGCAAAGGTTGGATCAAAATCGATCCTGACCGTCAAGCCATCCATTTGACCAACCTCAAGCACTTGAAGAATTTAGCAAATCAATGA
- a CDS encoding M61 family metallopeptidase, giving the protein MTDATISRPLPASGTANSEQIAPGIQYWVAMPQPENHLFEVTLRVQAWHESVLDLKIPVWTPGSYLVREYARHLQNFRAYAGENRSLPWRKISKNHWQIETENISEVTVQYCIFANELTVRTNHLDSSHGYFNGAALFFYIPGFERNSYTVTIVPPKPSWQVTTTLPAILQESHTFLAVDFDTLVDSPFEIGSHQLYDFEVRGKSHSLAIWGKGNLEPKRMIRDMQKIIEVEAELFGDLPYDRYLFLLHLSGSGFGGLEHKFSCSLNYPRFGFRRQEKYDRFMQLVAHEFFHLWNVKRIRPKALEVFDYDGENYTPSLWFSEGTTSYYDLVIPFRAGIYDIKGFFQSLGKEITRFQTTPGRQVQPLNESSWDAWIKLYRRDANSDNSQISYYLKGEMVSLLLDLLIRARHGNTRSLDDVMRIMWENFGKGTANSPNQQQPLFNEIRTEVGFTPEQLQSVIESVAGIDLSDFFQRYLDSTEELPFNEYLEPFGLQLVGDDPGGSPHIGLTAGIENGREMIKFVEAGGPAQLGGIDAGDELLAVDGFRVTAEHLSDRLKDYQPGDAIAVTVFHQDELRTCRVTLVKPRPNRYQILTLEHPTSIQKQNFAGWLGVPLSKFVT; this is encoded by the coding sequence ATGACTGATGCCACCATCTCTCGCCCGTTACCAGCCAGCGGAACTGCTAACTCAGAGCAGATAGCGCCGGGGATTCAATACTGGGTAGCCATGCCCCAGCCAGAAAATCACCTGTTTGAAGTGACTTTGCGCGTGCAAGCTTGGCACGAATCTGTTCTGGATTTAAAAATCCCGGTTTGGACTCCGGGATCTTACTTAGTTCGAGAGTACGCTAGGCACCTCCAGAACTTCCGCGCCTACGCTGGAGAAAATCGGTCTTTGCCTTGGCGCAAAATTAGCAAAAATCACTGGCAAATTGAGACGGAAAATATCTCGGAAGTAACGGTGCAGTATTGCATTTTTGCTAATGAATTGACAGTGCGGACTAATCATTTAGACTCCTCTCATGGCTATTTTAATGGGGCGGCACTGTTTTTTTATATCCCTGGATTTGAGCGTAATTCTTACACGGTGACTATTGTGCCACCGAAACCTTCTTGGCAAGTTACTACTACTTTGCCTGCTATCTTACAGGAATCTCATACTTTCCTGGCTGTGGATTTTGATACTTTGGTAGATAGCCCCTTTGAGATTGGCTCTCACCAACTTTATGATTTTGAAGTCAGAGGAAAATCTCATTCCTTGGCGATTTGGGGTAAAGGCAATCTCGAACCGAAGCGCATGATTCGGGATATGCAGAAAATTATTGAGGTCGAAGCTGAATTATTCGGAGATTTGCCTTACGATCGCTATTTATTTCTGCTGCATTTATCAGGTTCAGGTTTTGGCGGTTTAGAACACAAGTTTAGCTGTTCGCTGAACTATCCTCGCTTTGGTTTTCGCCGTCAGGAAAAGTACGATCGCTTCATGCAGCTAGTCGCTCATGAATTTTTCCACCTGTGGAATGTTAAGCGTATCCGCCCTAAAGCTTTAGAAGTTTTTGACTATGATGGAGAGAATTATACTCCTTCTCTCTGGTTTTCGGAAGGCACGACGAGCTATTACGATCTAGTGATTCCTTTCCGAGCCGGAATTTATGATATTAAGGGGTTTTTCCAAAGTTTGGGTAAGGAAATTACTCGCTTTCAAACAACTCCTGGTCGTCAGGTACAACCTCTAAACGAGTCAAGTTGGGATGCTTGGATTAAGCTTTACAGGCGAGATGCTAATAGTGATAATAGCCAGATTTCTTATTATTTGAAAGGGGAAATGGTGTCATTGCTGTTAGATTTGCTGATTCGGGCGCGTCACGGAAATACGCGATCGCTTGATGATGTAATGCGAATTATGTGGGAAAATTTTGGCAAAGGGACTGCTAATTCCCCAAATCAGCAACAGCCACTTTTTAACGAGATCCGAACAGAAGTTGGCTTTACCCCCGAACAGTTACAAAGTGTAATTGAGTCAGTAGCAGGGATAGATTTAAGCGACTTTTTTCAGCGGTATCTAGACAGCACCGAAGAGTTGCCATTTAACGAATACCTAGAACCCTTTGGACTTCAGTTAGTAGGCGACGATCCTGGTGGTTCCCCCCACATCGGTTTGACCGCAGGGATAGAGAATGGACGGGAGATGATAAAATTTGTGGAAGCAGGGGGGCCCGCACAGTTAGGGGGTATTGACGCTGGGGACGAATTGCTAGCAGTTGACGGTTTCCGGGTAACTGCTGAACATTTGAGCGATCGCCTTAAAGATTATCAGCCGGGAGATGCGATCGCCGTGACTGTCTTTCACCAAGACGAACTGCGGACTTGTCGAGTTACTCTCGTCAAACCCCGCCCCAATCGCTATCAGATTCTAACATTAGAGCACCCAACATCAATTCAGAAACAAAACTTTGCTGGATGGCTCGGAGTGCCTCTATCCAAATTTGTGACATGA
- a CDS encoding tellurite resistance TerB family protein, with amino-acid sequence MQPPPPPSINPRQMNLLRIVASMAWSDGELATEEVDLMLNRFSRLFAPGDNQQQVQQVQQELRDYLMQNLPLDELIPQLESQEERELVLQLGYEVIASSARTPDEPKINADEAAAYQKLVQLLNLPEDVVKRTEAEALVDDNEEGIIDKMVRKLQKFIQK; translated from the coding sequence ATGCAACCACCACCTCCTCCATCCATTAATCCCCGTCAAATGAACCTACTAAGGATTGTTGCTTCTATGGCATGGTCTGACGGAGAACTCGCAACAGAAGAAGTGGATTTAATGTTAAACCGCTTCAGTCGTTTATTTGCCCCCGGTGACAATCAGCAACAAGTGCAACAAGTGCAACAAGAATTGCGAGATTACTTGATGCAAAATCTCCCCTTAGATGAATTGATTCCACAATTAGAAAGCCAGGAAGAACGCGAATTAGTGTTGCAACTAGGTTATGAAGTGATTGCTTCTAGTGCTCGCACGCCTGACGAACCCAAAATCAACGCTGATGAAGCAGCAGCCTATCAAAAATTAGTGCAGTTGCTAAACCTGCCGGAAGATGTAGTCAAGCGCACGGAAGCAGAAGCTTTGGTTGATGATAACGAAGAAGGAATCATCGATAAAATGGTTCGCAAGCTCCAGAAATTTATCCAAAAGTAA
- a CDS encoding LeuD/DmdB family oxidoreductase small subunit — protein sequence MSKVIRGQIFVLDDNIDTDQIIPAEYLTLVPSKPDEYEKLGSYALVGLPNRYGKFIQPPEIKTRYPIIVAGENFGCGSSREHAPIALGAAGVQAVVAQSYARIFFRNCSATGELYPWESVERLCDLFATGQDVSIDSEQNQIINHTLGKTYELKPLGDVGPVIDAGGLFDYARLTGMIATR from the coding sequence ATGAGCAAAGTAATTCGCGGTCAAATTTTTGTTTTAGATGATAATATCGATACCGATCAAATCATTCCTGCTGAATATCTCACCTTAGTTCCTTCCAAGCCAGACGAGTATGAGAAACTAGGAAGCTACGCTCTAGTAGGGTTGCCCAATCGTTACGGCAAGTTCATACAACCCCCAGAAATCAAAACGCGCTACCCTATTATTGTTGCAGGAGAAAATTTTGGTTGCGGCTCTTCACGGGAACACGCTCCCATTGCATTAGGAGCTGCTGGTGTCCAAGCGGTTGTCGCTCAATCTTACGCCCGGATTTTCTTTCGCAATTGCTCCGCTACAGGTGAATTGTACCCTTGGGAATCTGTCGAGCGGCTATGCGATTTATTTGCTACTGGCCAGGATGTTAGTATCGATTCTGAACAAAATCAAATCATTAATCACACTCTAGGCAAAACTTACGAACTTAAGCCTCTGGGAGATGTAGGGCCAGTAATTGATGCTGGAGGACTTTTTGACTACGCTCGTCTTACGGGCATGATTGCCACTCGGTAA
- a CDS encoding type I restriction endonuclease: protein MSRSPQNTTNRTRDRVTTWLNDSKSMEPLVEAMLTWFEVLGYTVLLQSDIVSGRHQGILRSYCNSILGDRFRQAMQRINPTVTPQQIESLLHQLTTTRSRPMLQQNRQWHLQLLNGIQVESSVTESGTPLTLELIDFSNLLNNDWLVIHSFPVIEGDYQHCLDLIIFINGLPLAVFHGLHGGDESWSIRTAYLQLQDYKEHLPKFFAFNELLVLSNGVQSRIGTLTNSWKQLITINSVNGEDSSFAGQTEIEKLIQGVFDKRRFFEIVQYFIVFRQTKTMLTKKLISHSFCTITTPKYLEINCEDRTLLHLRKSLSGCPASNRRTECVGAPCRSLGF from the coding sequence ATGAGTCGATCGCCCCAAAACACAACCAATCGGACTAGAGATCGTGTCACTACCTGGTTGAACGACTCTAAGTCTATGGAACCCCTTGTAGAAGCTATGCTGACATGGTTCGAGGTGCTGGGCTATACCGTTTTGCTTCAATCAGATATTGTCTCAGGACGACATCAGGGGATTTTGCGAAGTTATTGCAATAGCATACTGGGCGATCGCTTTCGTCAGGCAATGCAGCGCATTAATCCAACGGTTACACCTCAGCAGATTGAGTCTCTCCTCCATCAGCTCACAACAACTCGCAGCCGGCCAATGCTGCAACAAAACCGTCAATGGCATTTGCAATTATTGAATGGTATTCAAGTTGAGTCTTCAGTAACCGAGTCTGGTACACCCCTTACCTTAGAACTGATAGATTTCTCCAATTTACTTAACAACGACTGGTTAGTAATCCACTCTTTTCCTGTGATTGAGGGAGATTATCAACATTGTCTGGATCTAATTATCTTTATCAACGGATTACCCTTAGCAGTCTTTCATGGTCTGCATGGCGGGGATGAATCATGGTCAATCCGCACTGCTTATTTACAGCTTCAAGATTATAAAGAACACCTGCCCAAGTTTTTCGCATTTAATGAGTTGTTAGTGCTTTCTAATGGTGTGCAGTCTCGGATCGGCACACTCACAAATTCATGGAAACAATTGATTACAATTAACTCGGTTAACGGAGAAGATAGCTCTTTTGCAGGGCAGACCGAGATAGAAAAATTAATTCAAGGTGTTTTCGATAAGCGGCGTTTCTTTGAGATCGTTCAGTATTTTATTGTCTTTCGACAGACCAAGACAATGTTAACCAAAAAGCTAATTTCTCATTCATTTTGTACTATTACTACCCCTAAATACTTGGAGATAAATTGTGAAGACAGGACTCTTTTGCACCTACGAAAATCACTATCAGGATGCCCAGCGAGCAATCGTCGAACAGAATGCGTTGGTGCTCCATGCCGAAGCCTTGGGTTTTGA
- a CDS encoding LLM class flavin-dependent oxidoreductase — protein MKTGLFCTYENHYQDAQRAIVEQNALVLHAEALGFEEAWITEHHFSDFHINPSITVLMAYLAGVTSRIKLGSAAVLLAFHNPVTVAEEIATLDHLCNGRLLLGVAKGGPFPEQNQHFGIAMSESRHRMLEALELVDKLLYGREVSFAGKYYQCDRLTIHPKPLQSPIPVYLATSDRDAIEQAALHSFGLMGGAPFSLDRLKTNLAHYRAINSNGAEKLVLSRFFFVSRTDEEAIEEALPFIRSFVTRMTKNVASLKHDGNTQHLKPSANQQTCFDETYLLENSIIGSVATCRDKIKRFQDELNLGTLALKPCSFDLQKNLTSLTCYAEQICRG, from the coding sequence GTGAAGACAGGACTCTTTTGCACCTACGAAAATCACTATCAGGATGCCCAGCGAGCAATCGTCGAACAGAATGCGTTGGTGCTCCATGCCGAAGCCTTGGGTTTTGAGGAAGCGTGGATTACAGAACATCACTTTAGCGATTTTCATATTAACCCGTCGATTACGGTATTGATGGCATATCTAGCAGGAGTGACATCCCGGATTAAACTTGGATCTGCTGCTGTTTTGCTGGCATTTCATAACCCCGTGACAGTGGCAGAAGAAATCGCTACCCTAGATCATTTGTGTAATGGCAGATTGTTATTAGGAGTAGCAAAAGGTGGCCCGTTTCCAGAGCAAAATCAACATTTTGGCATTGCCATGAGCGAATCTCGCCACCGGATGTTAGAAGCCTTGGAGTTGGTTGATAAGTTGCTGTACGGGAGGGAGGTTTCGTTTGCGGGAAAGTATTATCAATGCGATCGCTTAACTATCCATCCCAAACCGTTACAGTCTCCGATTCCAGTTTATCTAGCAACGAGCGATCGAGATGCGATTGAGCAAGCAGCATTACATTCCTTTGGTTTGATGGGAGGCGCACCCTTTTCTCTCGATCGATTGAAGACAAATCTAGCTCACTATCGCGCCATTAATTCCAATGGTGCTGAAAAGTTAGTGCTCTCTCGTTTCTTTTTTGTCAGTCGCACCGATGAGGAAGCAATTGAAGAAGCTTTACCATTTATTCGCTCTTTTGTAACTAGGATGACAAAAAATGTTGCCAGTCTAAAACATGATGGCAATACCCAGCATCTCAAACCATCTGCCAATCAACAAACTTGCTTTGATGAAACCTATTTGTTGGAGAACTCAATTATCGGCAGTGTCGCCACCTGTCGCGACAAAATTAAACGATTTCAGGATGAATTAAATTTAGGTACATTGGCATTGAAGCCTTGCTCCTTTGATTTGCAAAAGAATCTCACTAGCTTGACTTGCTATGCAGAACAAATTTGTAGGGGCTAG
- a CDS encoding TOBE domain-containing protein encodes MKFSARNTLKGIVKSVVTGTVNDEVTVELSPGVEVTAVITKTSAENLGLAAGKEVYAVIKASDVIIAID; translated from the coding sequence ATGAAATTTAGTGCTCGTAATACTTTGAAGGGAATAGTGAAGTCTGTGGTGACAGGCACGGTAAACGATGAAGTGACAGTCGAATTGTCTCCTGGTGTGGAAGTTACAGCCGTTATTACCAAAACCTCGGCTGAAAATCTAGGACTGGCAGCCGGTAAGGAAGTATACGCAGTGATCAAAGCATCGGATGTCATAATCGCCATCGATTAG
- the modA gene encoding molybdate ABC transporter substrate-binding protein, producing the protein MKRKLILAFVSGLLAALLGIGFKAVMPVPVNAQSPTLLIAAAASLQETLKEVDPLFKSANPGIAVNYNFAASGPLQQQIEQGAPIDLFIAAATRQMDALQQKNLILTDTRRNILTNSLVLVVPSNSTLGLTSFKQLTNSNVKRISVGEPRSVPAGQYAEEVFKNLGILDRLKSKFVYGNSVRNVLGTVESGNADAGVVYATDARISNKVKQVATAASNLHSPIVYPMAVIKASKNQSTARAYAQFLTSQKAQPVFKKYGFGIAK; encoded by the coding sequence ATGAAACGAAAACTTATTCTCGCCTTTGTAAGCGGATTACTGGCAGCTCTACTGGGAATCGGCTTCAAGGCAGTCATGCCCGTTCCAGTCAACGCTCAATCTCCTACGCTTCTAATTGCCGCCGCAGCTAGTTTGCAAGAAACCCTTAAAGAAGTCGATCCACTCTTTAAATCTGCCAACCCAGGGATTGCAGTCAACTACAACTTTGCGGCATCCGGGCCCCTTCAGCAACAAATTGAGCAGGGCGCACCCATCGATTTATTCATTGCGGCTGCAACTCGACAAATGGATGCTTTGCAGCAGAAAAATCTGATTCTCACCGATACTCGTCGCAACATACTCACTAACAGTCTGGTGTTGGTAGTGCCGAGTAACTCCACGCTAGGACTAACAAGCTTCAAGCAATTAACCAACTCCAACGTCAAAAGAATTTCGGTAGGAGAACCGCGCAGCGTTCCGGCTGGACAATACGCAGAAGAAGTGTTTAAAAATCTGGGAATTTTAGATCGACTAAAGTCTAAATTTGTCTATGGCAACTCGGTTCGCAACGTTTTAGGAACTGTTGAAAGTGGTAACGCCGATGCAGGAGTTGTCTATGCCACCGATGCCAGAATTTCAAACAAAGTAAAACAAGTGGCAACTGCTGCTAGTAATTTGCACTCTCCAATTGTTTATCCAATGGCAGTCATTAAAGCTAGTAAAAATCAGTCAACTGCCCGTGCCTACGCCCAATTTCTCACCAGTCAGAAAGCTCAACCTGTCTTTAAGAAATACGGCTTTGGTATTGCTAAATAG
- a CDS encoding TOBE domain-containing protein: protein MPRKEQGWITFQSSDEERQILEQICQQTQRTKTEILREMIRQMGQSSSSAELNVNSIEFSEDLEEEGEEGIPSASFGNGSMSTVGLQALQISARNVLRAKVKRIVKGTVNAEVTLAIAPSVELVSIVTRTSADKLGLKKGKEVFAVIKSSSVTIAAG, encoded by the coding sequence ATGCCAAGAAAAGAGCAAGGCTGGATTACTTTCCAATCCTCCGATGAAGAGCGGCAAATTCTCGAACAGATTTGTCAACAGACCCAGCGGACAAAAACAGAAATTTTGCGAGAAATGATTCGACAGATGGGGCAATCGTCCTCCTCTGCCGAACTTAATGTCAACTCCATAGAATTTTCTGAGGATTTAGAGGAGGAAGGAGAAGAAGGGATACCTTCGGCAAGCTTTGGTAACGGCTCGATGAGTACAGTAGGATTACAGGCGCTACAAATCAGTGCCCGCAACGTTTTGAGAGCCAAAGTGAAACGCATTGTCAAAGGTACAGTGAATGCGGAAGTTACCCTGGCGATCGCACCATCAGTAGAGTTAGTGTCAATTGTCACTCGTACATCCGCCGACAAACTGGGATTAAAGAAAGGGAAAGAAGTCTTTGCGGTGATTAAATCCAGTAGTGTAACGATCGCAGCAGGGTGA